The genomic region GGGGTTTTGGCAAAAGAGTATGAATGGGTGAAGAAACTTAACTCTCAAGCCCGTCAAGTCTCGGCTGAAAGAGCGTGGCAATGCATTAAACGTTTCTATGATAATTACAAAAATCCATGTACCCCAACGCGATTAGAGTCACCTAAGAGATTCCTATGCCTGATTCACCCAGTGCCCTGCGCTTTATTCTGCTGTTGGGGATCGTCAGTTTGTGTGCGGATGCCACTTATGAAGGGGCGCGCAGCATTTCGGGTGCTTTTTTGGGATCCCTGGGGGCCAGTGGCACCGTCGTGGGCCTGGTGGCTGGCGGCGGCGAGTTGTTGGCCTACGGATTGCGCCTCGGGATTGGGGTTTTGAGCGATCGCACGGGGCGCTACTGGCAGCTCACCACCCTGGGCTATGTCATCAATACACTGGTGATCCCTGCTCTGGCTGGGGTGGCCCAATGGCCCCTGGCGGCTTTGCTGCTGTTGGCAGAACGAACGGGCAAAGGGATCCGCACGCCCCCGCGTGATGTGTTGCTTTCTCATGCCGCTATGCAGGTGGGCCGAGGCTTTGGGTTTGGGCTGCACGAGGCCATGGATCAAATTGGGGCCGTAGGGGGACCGCTGTTGGTGGTGGCGATGCTCTGGGCTGGGCAAGGGTTTCGCAGTGGGTTTCTGGTACTCGGGATCCCGGCCTTGATCGGGTTAGGGGTCTTGCTGCTGGGGCAACAGCTTTATCCCAACCCGAGAGCTTTTGAACCGGATCCCCCGTCTGCCGTTCCCGTCAGTGGGCCGGAGGCCACAGCCAAAGGGCTGCCAGGACTGTTTTGGATTTACCTGCTTTCTGCTGGCTGTGTGGCGATGGGCTTTGCGGATTTCCCCTTGATTGCTTTGCATCTGCAGCAGGTGAAT from Thermostichus vulcanus str. 'Rupite' harbors:
- a CDS encoding MFS transporter gives rise to the protein MPDSPSALRFILLLGIVSLCADATYEGARSISGAFLGSLGASGTVVGLVAGGGELLAYGLRLGIGVLSDRTGRYWQLTTLGYVINTLVIPALAGVAQWPLAALLLLAERTGKGIRTPPRDVLLSHAAMQVGRGFGFGLHEAMDQIGAVGGPLLVVAMLWAGQGFRSGFLVLGIPALIGLGVLLLGQQLYPNPRAFEPDPPSAVPVSGPEATAKGLPGLFWIYLLSAGCVAMGFADFPLIALHLQQVNGQGSAGVGIGIPLLYALAMGVDAVAALICGRLFDRVGLWSLLGAVLLACGFAPLAFSGRYDLTVLGMVLWGIGMGAQESIMKAAVAGMVPPECRGVAFGLFTSGYGLAWFLGSTLMGLLYDLSLRSLVIFSVAAQGLGAVILVALLLSSPGSQLRG